From Myxocyprinus asiaticus isolate MX2 ecotype Aquarium Trade chromosome 25, UBuf_Myxa_2, whole genome shotgun sequence, one genomic window encodes:
- the LOC127416255 gene encoding 26S proteasome regulatory subunit 10B-like isoform X3: MKQLKQVHVNKHFLSLYDDLECSVAVREQLKELTKQYEKSENDLKALQSVRQIVGEVLKQLTEEKFIVKATNGPRYVVGCRRQLDKTKLKPGTRVALDMTTLTIMRYLPREVDPLVYNMSHEDPGSVSYSEIGGLSEQIRELREVIELPLTNPELFRRVGIIPPKGFLLYRPPGTGKTLLARTVASQLDCNFLKVVSSSIVDKYIGESARLIREMFNYARDHQPCIIFMDEIDAIGGCRFSEGTSADREIQRTLMEVCLPSVPIMSM; the protein is encoded by the exons ATGAAGCAGCTGAAACaggttcatgtaaataaacacttCCTATCGCTTTATGATGACCTGGAATGCTCTGTTGCAGTGAGAGAGCAACTGAAGGAGCTCACCAAACAGTATGAGAAGTCTGAGAATGATCTGAAAGCTTTACAGAGTGTGAGGCAG ATTGTTGGTGAGGTGCTGAAACAACTGACAGAAGAGAAGT TTATTGTCAAAGCAACCAATGGCCCACGTTATGTTGTTGGATGTCGTAGACAG CTGGATAAAACCAAGCTTAAACCAGGCACTAGAGTGGCTCTGGACATGACGACTCTGACTATTATGAG GTATTTGCCTCGTGAAGTGGACCCTCTGGTGTACAACATGTCCCATGAAGATCCTGGCAGTGTTTCTTACTCCGAGATTGGTGGATTGTCCGAGCAGATCCGTGAGCTGAGAGAG GTAATTGAGCTACCTCTGACCAATCCAGAGCTTTTCCGGAGGGTGGGCATAATCCCTCCTAAGGGCTTCCTACTCTACAGACCCCCAG GCACAGGAAAGACCCTTCTTGCCAGAACAGTGGCCAGTCAGCTGGACTGCAATTTCCTAAAG GTTGTGTCCAGTTCCATTGTTGATAAGTACATTGGTGAGAGTGCCAGACTCATCCGAGAGATGTTTAACTATGCCAGAGACCACCAGCCCTGCATTATCTTCATGGATGAGATTGATGCCATTG GTGGATGTCGGTTTTCTGAAGGAACATCTGCAGATAGAGAGATCCAGAGGACACTGATGGAG GTATGTTTGCCATCCGTGCCGATCATGAGTATGTGA
- the LOC127416255 gene encoding 26S proteasome regulatory subunit 10B-like isoform X2 has protein sequence MKQLKQVHVNKHFLSLYDDLECSVAVREQLKELTKQYEKSENDLKALQSVRQIVGEVLKQLTEEKFIVKATNGPRYVVGCRRQLDKTKLKPGTRVALDMTTLTIMRYLPREVDPLVYNMSHEDPGSVSYSEIGGLSEQVIELPLTNPELFRRVGIIPPKGFLLYRPPGTGKTLLARTVASQLDCNFLKVVSSSIVDKYIGESARLIREMFNYARDHQPCIIFMDEIDAIGNHILHMLIQEILLGGINRNCLVVLVDLTYTLSLKVDVGFLKEHLQIERSRGH, from the exons ATGAAGCAGCTGAAACaggttcatgtaaataaacacttCCTATCGCTTTATGATGACCTGGAATGCTCTGTTGCAGTGAGAGAGCAACTGAAGGAGCTCACCAAACAGTATGAGAAGTCTGAGAATGATCTGAAAGCTTTACAGAGTGTGAGGCAG ATTGTTGGTGAGGTGCTGAAACAACTGACAGAAGAGAAGT TTATTGTCAAAGCAACCAATGGCCCACGTTATGTTGTTGGATGTCGTAGACAG CTGGATAAAACCAAGCTTAAACCAGGCACTAGAGTGGCTCTGGACATGACGACTCTGACTATTATGAG GTATTTGCCTCGTGAAGTGGACCCTCTGGTGTACAACATGTCCCATGAAGATCCTGGCAGTGTTTCTTACTCCGAGATTGGTGGATTGTCCGAGCAG GTAATTGAGCTACCTCTGACCAATCCAGAGCTTTTCCGGAGGGTGGGCATAATCCCTCCTAAGGGCTTCCTACTCTACAGACCCCCAG GCACAGGAAAGACCCTTCTTGCCAGAACAGTGGCCAGTCAGCTGGACTGCAATTTCCTAAAG GTTGTGTCCAGTTCCATTGTTGATAAGTACATTGGTGAGAGTGCCAGACTCATCCGAGAGATGTTTAACTATGCCAGAGACCACCAGCCCTGCATTATCTTCATGGATGAGATTGATGCCATTGGTAAtcatattctccacatgttaatcCAAGAAATTCTTCTAGGAGGAATTAACAGGAATTGTTTGGTTGTTCTAGTGGATTTAACATATACTTTGTCTTTGAAGGTGGATGTCGGTTTTCTGAAGGAACATCTGCAGATAGAGAGATCCAGAGGACACTGA
- the LOC127416255 gene encoding 26S proteasome regulatory subunit 10B-like isoform X1, whose amino-acid sequence MKQLKQVHVNKHFLSLYDDLECSVAVREQLKELTKQYEKSENDLKALQSVRQIVGEVLKQLTEEKFIVKATNGPRYVVGCRRQLDKTKLKPGTRVALDMTTLTIMRYLPREVDPLVYNMSHEDPGSVSYSEIGGLSEQIRELREVIELPLTNPELFRRVGIIPPKGFLLYRPPGTGKTLLARTVASQLDCNFLKVVSSSIVDKYIGESARLIREMFNYARDHQPCIIFMDEIDAIGNHILHMLIQEILLGGINRNCLVVLVDLTYTLSLKVDVGFLKEHLQIERSRGH is encoded by the exons ATGAAGCAGCTGAAACaggttcatgtaaataaacacttCCTATCGCTTTATGATGACCTGGAATGCTCTGTTGCAGTGAGAGAGCAACTGAAGGAGCTCACCAAACAGTATGAGAAGTCTGAGAATGATCTGAAAGCTTTACAGAGTGTGAGGCAG ATTGTTGGTGAGGTGCTGAAACAACTGACAGAAGAGAAGT TTATTGTCAAAGCAACCAATGGCCCACGTTATGTTGTTGGATGTCGTAGACAG CTGGATAAAACCAAGCTTAAACCAGGCACTAGAGTGGCTCTGGACATGACGACTCTGACTATTATGAG GTATTTGCCTCGTGAAGTGGACCCTCTGGTGTACAACATGTCCCATGAAGATCCTGGCAGTGTTTCTTACTCCGAGATTGGTGGATTGTCCGAGCAGATCCGTGAGCTGAGAGAG GTAATTGAGCTACCTCTGACCAATCCAGAGCTTTTCCGGAGGGTGGGCATAATCCCTCCTAAGGGCTTCCTACTCTACAGACCCCCAG GCACAGGAAAGACCCTTCTTGCCAGAACAGTGGCCAGTCAGCTGGACTGCAATTTCCTAAAG GTTGTGTCCAGTTCCATTGTTGATAAGTACATTGGTGAGAGTGCCAGACTCATCCGAGAGATGTTTAACTATGCCAGAGACCACCAGCCCTGCATTATCTTCATGGATGAGATTGATGCCATTGGTAAtcatattctccacatgttaatcCAAGAAATTCTTCTAGGAGGAATTAACAGGAATTGTTTGGTTGTTCTAGTGGATTTAACATATACTTTGTCTTTGAAGGTGGATGTCGGTTTTCTGAAGGAACATCTGCAGATAGAGAGATCCAGAGGACACTGA